In Pseudonocardia sp. C8, one genomic interval encodes:
- a CDS encoding VOC family protein, with amino-acid sequence MLTNISLVTLYVTDQDAAKRFYCDVLGFVEGTDVSMGDGFRWVTVHHPDHPELEVTLMKPGPPLDEDMAEAVSRSLAAGRMGGFGLTTDDCHGDYAKLSAKGVEFTQPPADRPYGTEAVMRDNSGNWLVLVEPRAYDGSEFPHS; translated from the coding sequence ATGCTCACCAACATCTCGCTGGTCACGCTGTACGTGACCGACCAGGACGCGGCCAAGCGCTTCTACTGCGACGTCCTCGGGTTCGTCGAGGGCACCGATGTCAGCATGGGGGACGGGTTCCGGTGGGTCACCGTGCACCATCCGGACCACCCGGAGCTGGAGGTGACCCTGATGAAGCCCGGCCCGCCGCTGGACGAGGACATGGCCGAGGCGGTCTCCCGGTCGCTCGCCGCCGGCCGGATGGGCGGCTTCGGCCTCACCACCGACGACTGCCACGGCGACTACGCGAAGCTCTCGGCGAAGGGCGTGGAGTTCACCCAGCCGCCTGCCGACCGGCCGTACGGCACGGAGGCCGTCATGCGGGACAACTCCGGCAACTGGCTGGTGCTGGTCGAGCCGCGGGCCTACGACGGCTCGGAGTTCCCGCACTCCTGA
- a CDS encoding response regulator, producing the protein MSGPDTEIRVLLVDDDPLVRAGLKVMLDGHVLAATDTAPERRIRIVGDVGDGDEVPDAVRAGRPHVVLMDLRMRRVNGVAATQRLTAAPDPPTVVVLTTFDADEHVVRALRAGASGFLLKDAAPEGIVEAVRAAADGDAVLSPAITRRLIGMVRGGAGPVDRRRAARSRLDRLAERERDVAEAVARGGSNADIAEELHMSVATVKSYVSKLLRELALDNRVQIALLVRDATD; encoded by the coding sequence GTGAGCGGTCCCGACACCGAGATCCGGGTCCTGCTGGTCGACGACGACCCGCTGGTCCGGGCCGGGCTGAAGGTGATGCTCGACGGGCACGTGCTCGCCGCGACCGACACCGCCCCGGAGCGGCGGATCCGGATCGTCGGCGACGTCGGCGACGGCGACGAGGTCCCCGACGCCGTCCGGGCCGGGCGCCCGCACGTCGTGCTGATGGACCTGCGGATGCGGCGGGTCAACGGCGTCGCCGCGACCCAGCGGCTGACGGCGGCGCCGGACCCGCCGACCGTCGTCGTCCTGACCACCTTCGACGCCGACGAGCACGTCGTGCGCGCGCTGCGGGCCGGTGCGAGCGGGTTCCTGCTCAAGGACGCGGCACCGGAGGGGATCGTCGAGGCCGTCCGGGCCGCCGCCGACGGCGACGCGGTCCTCTCCCCGGCGATCACCCGGCGGCTGATCGGGATGGTCAGGGGCGGGGCCGGGCCGGTGGACCGGCGCCGGGCCGCCCGCAGCAGGCTGGACCGGCTGGCCGAGCGGGAACGCGACGTCGCCGAGGCCGTCGCCCGCGGCGGGTCCAATGCCGACATCGCGGAGGAGCTGCACATGTCGGTGGCCACGGTGAAGTCCTACGTGTCCAAGCTGCTGCGGGAGCTGGCGCTGGACAACCGGGTGCAGATCGCGCTCCTGGTCCGCGACGCGACCGATTAG
- a CDS encoding dihydrofolate reductase family protein, producing the protein MKLTATMFLSLDGVYQGPGGPDEDRSGGFTRGGWVVPYFEERTGAFVDEVFGRVDAFLIGRRTYDIFAGSWGKMADPGDDPVAVAFNTLPKYVPSTTLTDPGWAGTTVLSDDVAAAVRELKARPGRELQVHGSGELVRWLLAEELLDELHLLVFPVVLGAGRRLFPAEGADLALELTGSRTTPRGVTILSYRTAGRPEYGTIEVE; encoded by the coding sequence ATGAAGCTCACAGCGACGATGTTCCTGTCCCTGGACGGCGTCTACCAGGGCCCGGGCGGCCCCGACGAGGACCGCTCCGGCGGGTTCACCCGCGGCGGCTGGGTGGTGCCATACTTCGAGGAGCGGACCGGTGCGTTCGTGGACGAGGTGTTCGGCCGCGTCGACGCGTTCCTGATCGGCCGGCGCACCTACGACATCTTCGCCGGGTCCTGGGGGAAGATGGCCGACCCCGGCGACGACCCGGTCGCGGTCGCGTTCAACACCCTCCCCAAGTACGTGCCCTCGACCACGCTGACCGATCCCGGGTGGGCCGGCACGACCGTCCTCTCCGATGACGTCGCCGCGGCCGTCCGCGAGCTGAAGGCCCGGCCGGGCCGGGAGCTGCAGGTGCACGGCAGCGGTGAGCTGGTCCGGTGGCTGCTGGCCGAGGAGCTGCTCGACGAGCTGCACCTGCTGGTCTTCCCGGTCGTGCTCGGCGCGGGCCGTCGGCTGTTCCCGGCCGAGGGCGCCGACCTGGCGCTGGAGCTCACCGGGTCCCGGACGACGCCGCGCGGCGTCACGATCCTGAGCTACCGCACCGCGGGACGCCCGGAGTACGGGACCATCGAGGTGGAGTGA
- a CDS encoding GGDEF domain-containing protein, whose protein sequence is MSESSAPRDVEASRGRSLPTRWQLWGLPARVQLLLLAVELVAVSLVTIDVATSETGDPVPGTPAQWATAAALTVISGLHAEISLRAERLRRRIAETRYIDLSSVWTFSAALLLPPLLAVATVVASYTHLYFRVFRPAGTPPHRQVYSTSTVVLAIYLVAGVRHLFGTHADVASPLAAVVLICCLLTYTAANTLLVVGVIRLAQPGSRFLAILAGGEVGLEIATLSLGGLVATVVVPDHWLLLVLLLPPLILLEQTTLVRQLKAQADTDAKTGLLNADAWRARAHRVLAVAEGGSAAAAVLILDLDHFKDVNDRHGHLVGDAVLQAVAEVVAGEVRDGDAAGRFGGEEFVVVLAPLRTGGDDGAGAVREVGERIRQRVERLRVEIPAQPEPVLVDRLSVSVGAALCPRADTGLDVLLAVADEALYAAKRAGRNRVRVRTTASHPDLRPEPGRPAG, encoded by the coding sequence TTGTCCGAGAGTTCCGCCCCGCGTGACGTCGAGGCCTCCCGCGGCCGGTCGTTGCCCACGCGCTGGCAGCTCTGGGGTCTTCCGGCCCGGGTGCAGCTCCTCCTGCTCGCCGTCGAACTCGTCGCCGTGTCCCTGGTCACCATCGACGTCGCCACCTCGGAAACCGGGGACCCCGTTCCCGGTACACCCGCACAGTGGGCGACCGCGGCCGCCCTGACCGTGATCTCCGGATTGCACGCCGAGATATCCCTTCGGGCGGAGCGACTCCGCCGGCGGATCGCGGAAACCCGCTACATCGACCTCAGTTCGGTCTGGACGTTCTCCGCCGCGTTGCTCCTTCCACCCCTGCTCGCCGTGGCGACGGTGGTGGCCAGCTATACCCACCTGTACTTCCGCGTGTTCCGCCCGGCGGGCACGCCGCCGCACCGCCAGGTCTACTCGACGTCGACGGTCGTCCTGGCCATCTATCTCGTGGCCGGCGTCCGGCACCTGTTCGGGACGCACGCCGACGTCGCGTCGCCGCTCGCAGCGGTCGTCCTGATCTGCTGCCTGCTGACCTACACGGCCGCGAACACGCTGCTCGTCGTCGGTGTCATCCGCCTGGCCCAGCCGGGAAGCCGGTTCCTCGCGATCCTGGCCGGCGGCGAGGTCGGCCTGGAGATCGCCACGCTGAGCCTGGGCGGCCTCGTCGCGACCGTGGTGGTGCCCGACCACTGGCTGCTGCTGGTGCTCCTGCTCCCGCCACTGATCCTGCTGGAGCAGACCACCCTGGTCCGCCAGCTGAAGGCGCAGGCGGACACCGACGCCAAGACCGGGCTGCTCAACGCCGACGCCTGGCGCGCCCGTGCACACCGGGTCCTGGCGGTCGCCGAGGGTGGTTCCGCGGCCGCGGCCGTCCTGATCCTGGACCTGGACCACTTCAAGGACGTCAACGACCGGCACGGCCACCTGGTCGGTGACGCGGTCCTGCAGGCGGTCGCCGAGGTCGTCGCCGGCGAGGTGCGGGACGGTGACGCGGCCGGGCGGTTCGGCGGGGAGGAGTTCGTGGTCGTGCTCGCCCCGCTCCGCACCGGCGGCGACGACGGCGCGGGTGCCGTGCGGGAGGTGGGCGAGCGGATCCGGCAGCGGGTGGAGCGGCTCCGGGTGGAGATCCCGGCCCAGCCGGAGCCGGTGCTCGTCGACCGGCTGAGCGTCTCGGTCGGCGCGGCGCTGTGCCCCCGCGCCGACACCGGCCTGGACGTGCTGCTGGCGGTCGCCGACGAGGCGCTGTACGCCGCGAAACGCGCCGGCCGCAACCGGGTCCGGGTGCGGACCACGGCGTCACACCCGGACCTGCGCCCCGAACCCGGCCGCCCGGCGGGGTGA
- a CDS encoding DUF3152 domain-containing protein — translation MPPHPTPVAARPVRTGRGPVHPGRVVAVVALVVTACGTGPDGGVSPTPAPGPPAGEATAAPAAPVAPAPPAVSEADRRAGLRGRGVPRTASGEPVVVPGRTAAPAGRARTVPMRVEVERGTDVDGAAFAGFVTAVVNDPRSWGGDGSVGFARTDGPAPLRIILATPALADRLCLPLDTVGRLSCRNGDRVVLNLERWVTGTPEYARDLTAYRRYLVNHEVGHWLGHGHEDCPGRGHPAPVMLQQTLGLDGCAPNSWPR, via the coding sequence GTGCCGCCGCACCCGACCCCGGTCGCCGCCCGGCCGGTCCGCACCGGCCGCGGACCGGTGCACCCGGGCCGGGTCGTCGCCGTGGTCGCCCTGGTCGTCACCGCCTGCGGCACCGGCCCGGACGGCGGCGTGTCCCCCACCCCGGCGCCCGGCCCGCCCGCAGGGGAGGCGACGGCCGCGCCGGCCGCGCCGGTGGCTCCCGCCCCGCCCGCGGTGTCCGAGGCCGACCGCCGCGCCGGCCTGCGCGGGCGCGGGGTGCCCCGCACGGCGTCCGGGGAACCGGTCGTGGTCCCCGGCCGCACCGCCGCCCCGGCGGGCCGGGCCCGCACGGTCCCGATGCGGGTGGAGGTGGAACGCGGGACGGACGTCGACGGCGCCGCGTTCGCAGGCTTCGTGACGGCCGTGGTCAACGACCCGCGGTCCTGGGGCGGTGACGGCTCGGTGGGCTTCGCCCGCACCGACGGCCCCGCCCCGCTGCGGATCATCCTGGCCACCCCGGCACTGGCCGACCGGCTGTGCCTGCCGCTGGACACGGTGGGCCGGCTGTCGTGCCGCAACGGCGACCGGGTCGTGCTGAACCTGGAGCGCTGGGTCACCGGCACCCCCGAGTATGCGCGTGACCTCACCGCGTACCGCCGCTACCTGGTCAACCACGAGGTCGGGCACTGGCTCGGTCACGGCCACGAGGACTGCCCGGGCCGGGGCCACCCGGCGCCGGTGATGCTGCAGCAGACGCTCGGGCTGGACGGCTGCGCCCCGAACTCGTGGCCGCGCTGA
- a CDS encoding GNAT family N-acetyltransferase has product MAQELGTERLRIRGWRLGDTEDALAIYGVADVTGWLTPATDRIGDAEAMRAVLTAWIEAQQNLEPPRGRWAVERRSDGVVVGGLAIRLLPPYDQDLEISYQIRPDAWGRGYATEAAAVLIEWALAQPDVDELFAVTRPDNAPAVATAQRLGLTWVGETDKYYGRTLWVYRIRAGDLATDPLIELPDTEDEHTERPE; this is encoded by the coding sequence ATGGCGCAGGAACTGGGCACCGAGCGCCTGCGGATCCGCGGCTGGCGACTCGGCGACACCGAGGACGCCCTGGCGATCTACGGGGTCGCCGACGTCACCGGGTGGCTGACGCCTGCCACCGACCGGATCGGCGACGCCGAGGCGATGCGAGCCGTGCTGACCGCCTGGATCGAAGCCCAGCAGAACCTCGAGCCGCCCCGGGGCCGGTGGGCCGTCGAGCGCCGCAGCGACGGGGTCGTGGTGGGCGGGCTGGCGATCCGCCTCCTGCCGCCGTACGACCAGGACCTCGAGATCAGCTACCAGATCCGCCCTGACGCCTGGGGGCGCGGCTACGCCACGGAGGCCGCGGCCGTGTTGATCGAGTGGGCGCTGGCCCAGCCGGACGTCGACGAGCTGTTCGCGGTGACCCGTCCGGACAACGCGCCGGCGGTCGCGACCGCGCAGCGGCTGGGCCTCACCTGGGTCGGGGAGACCGACAAGTACTACGGCCGCACCCTGTGGGTCTACCGGATCCGCGCCGGGGACCTGGCCACCGACCCGCTGATCGAGCTCCCCGACACCGAGGACGAGCACACCGAGCGGCCCGAATGA
- a CDS encoding Scr1 family TA system antitoxin-like transcriptional regulator, protein MVPSPNSPIPPGGDRGPTARRIVLGAHLKRLRERAGIKRADAAYAIRGSDSKMSRLESGKVGFKLRDVADLLTMYGVGEGPERDHVLAMAEESNESGWWARYNDVVPGWFEDFVGLEASASRISSYELLYVPGLLQTEEYARAIVSGGHLDLPPAERASVEKRLEVRMRRQKVLHRKDAPTFWAVLDESVLHRPVGGGAVLRRQLEHLLEVTALPNVVVQLLPWEVSGYGAEHAFTMLRFAEPELPDLVYLEEMTGASYLDKRADVERYGRAMDQLTVDALSPDRTRQALSKLVTEG, encoded by the coding sequence GTGGTCCCGAGCCCGAACAGCCCGATCCCGCCCGGCGGTGACCGCGGGCCGACCGCGCGGCGGATCGTGCTCGGCGCGCACCTCAAGCGGCTGCGCGAGCGCGCCGGCATCAAGCGGGCCGACGCCGCGTACGCGATCCGCGGGTCCGACTCCAAGATGAGCCGTCTCGAGTCCGGCAAGGTCGGGTTCAAGCTCCGCGACGTCGCCGACCTGCTCACCATGTACGGCGTCGGCGAGGGGCCCGAGCGCGACCACGTGCTCGCCATGGCCGAGGAGAGCAACGAGAGCGGCTGGTGGGCCCGCTACAACGACGTCGTGCCCGGCTGGTTCGAGGACTTCGTGGGGCTGGAGGCGTCCGCCTCGCGGATCTCGTCCTACGAGCTGCTCTACGTGCCGGGCCTGCTGCAGACCGAGGAGTACGCCAGGGCGATCGTCAGCGGCGGGCACCTCGACCTGCCGCCGGCCGAGCGGGCGAGCGTCGAGAAGCGGCTCGAGGTCCGGATGCGCCGGCAGAAGGTGCTGCACCGCAAGGACGCGCCGACGTTCTGGGCGGTGCTCGACGAGTCGGTGCTGCACCGGCCGGTGGGCGGCGGGGCGGTGCTCCGCCGCCAGCTCGAGCACCTGCTGGAGGTGACCGCGCTGCCGAACGTCGTCGTCCAGCTGCTGCCGTGGGAGGTCTCCGGCTACGGCGCCGAGCACGCGTTCACCATGCTCCGGTTCGCCGAGCCGGAGCTGCCGGACCTGGTCTACCTCGAGGAGATGACCGGGGCCTCGTACCTGGACAAGCGGGCGGACGTCGAGCGCTACGGGCGGGCGATGGACCAGCTCACCGTGGACGCCCTGTCGCCGGACCGCACCCGCCAGGCGCTGTCGAAGCTGGTCACCGAGGGCTGA
- a CDS encoding DUF3500 domain-containing protein produces MTTGEQDTAAAMAEAATAWLDTLDRDQAASGTGDGPRGDDAERRRWFYTPTDHGGLTLHDQAPAQQQRAMRLVASGLSEAGFATVAAVMGLENVLDRNQGWPERPYRERFRDPGLYYLRVFGDPASGTWGWRFGGHHVSLNNLVVDGRVVATTPCFLGTNPAGTPLLGGGTSRPLGPTEDLGREIVRGLPPELLDRAVLLETAPPDLVTANRAVVGPGDRPLPTSAIRRESPPGPVEPVPGTEEVELTDAPQGVPASVLDDRGRELLRRLLSSYLDRVPAAVSPAARYEDDAALDEVHLAWAGPLEPGRPHYYRLQGPQLLLEWDNTQDDANHAHSVWRNPASDFGLDVLGQHAAREQNGGSGPS; encoded by the coding sequence GTGACGACCGGGGAGCAGGACACCGCCGCGGCGATGGCGGAGGCCGCGACGGCGTGGCTCGACACCCTCGACCGCGACCAGGCCGCGTCCGGGACCGGGGACGGGCCGCGGGGCGACGACGCCGAGCGCCGGCGCTGGTTCTACACGCCCACCGACCACGGCGGGCTCACCCTGCACGACCAGGCCCCGGCGCAGCAGCAGCGGGCGATGCGGCTCGTGGCGTCGGGGCTGTCCGAGGCCGGGTTCGCCACCGTCGCCGCGGTGATGGGGCTGGAGAACGTCCTGGACCGGAACCAGGGCTGGCCCGAGCGGCCCTACCGGGAACGGTTCCGCGACCCCGGGCTGTACTACCTGCGGGTCTTCGGCGACCCGGCGAGCGGGACGTGGGGGTGGCGGTTCGGCGGGCACCACGTGTCGCTCAACAACCTCGTCGTCGACGGCCGGGTCGTCGCGACGACGCCGTGCTTCCTCGGTACCAACCCGGCCGGGACGCCGCTGCTCGGCGGGGGCACGAGCCGGCCGCTGGGCCCGACCGAGGACCTGGGCCGGGAGATCGTCCGCGGGCTGCCGCCGGAGCTGCTGGACCGGGCGGTGCTGCTGGAGACGGCCCCGCCGGACCTCGTCACCGCGAACCGTGCGGTGGTCGGCCCCGGCGACCGGCCACTGCCGACGTCCGCGATCCGCCGGGAGAGCCCGCCCGGCCCGGTTGAGCCGGTCCCCGGCACCGAGGAGGTCGAGCTCACCGACGCGCCGCAGGGCGTCCCGGCCAGCGTGCTCGACGACCGGGGCCGCGAGCTGCTGCGCAGGCTGTTGTCGTCCTACCTGGACCGGGTGCCGGCAGCGGTGTCCCCGGCGGCGCGCTACGAGGACGACGCCGCACTCGACGAGGTGCACCTCGCGTGGGCCGGCCCGCTCGAACCGGGCCGGCCGCACTACTACCGGCTGCAGGGACCGCAGCTGCTGCTGGAGTGGGACAATACGCAGGACGACGCGAACCACGCCCACTCGGTCTGGCGCAACCCCGCATCCGACTTCGGCCTCGACGTCCTCGGGCAGCACGCTGCCCGTGAGCAGAACGGAGGGTCAGGACCCTCGTAA
- a CDS encoding SAM-dependent methyltransferase, translated as MAQPTEGRAPAYIDTSKASIARVYDYALGGKDNYEVDRETIERVRKVAPEVNQLAIDNRAFLIRASRFIATQTSITQFLDCGSGLPTAENTHQVVQRLQPEARVVYVDNDPTVIAHGRALLEDNELTHFSAADIRDPQAVFSDPAVDGFLDLDQPVALFQIGTIHHFEDSDRPQKIMADYVERLAPGSMVAIAHFFDPENADSDLARRMEQVFVHSPMGSGRFRTMAEIQGLFPGLEMVDPGVVPCYRWWPDGPQLGPEDAVQRCIVGGVGIKK; from the coding sequence ATGGCCCAGCCGACCGAAGGTCGCGCCCCCGCCTACATCGACACGTCCAAGGCCAGCATCGCGCGGGTCTACGACTACGCCCTCGGCGGCAAGGACAACTACGAGGTCGACCGGGAGACCATCGAGCGGGTCCGGAAGGTCGCGCCGGAGGTCAACCAGCTCGCGATCGACAACCGCGCGTTCCTCATCCGCGCCTCCCGGTTCATCGCCACCCAGACCTCGATCACCCAGTTCCTCGACTGCGGCTCCGGCCTGCCGACCGCGGAGAACACCCACCAGGTCGTGCAGCGGCTGCAGCCCGAGGCGCGGGTCGTCTACGTCGACAACGACCCGACCGTCATCGCGCACGGCCGGGCCCTGCTCGAGGACAACGAGCTGACCCACTTCTCCGCCGCCGACATCCGCGACCCGCAGGCGGTGTTCTCCGACCCGGCGGTGGACGGTTTCCTCGACCTCGACCAGCCGGTCGCGCTGTTCCAGATCGGGACCATCCACCACTTCGAGGACTCCGACCGGCCCCAGAAGATCATGGCCGACTACGTCGAGCGGCTCGCCCCGGGCAGCATGGTCGCGATCGCGCACTTCTTCGACCCGGAGAACGCCGACAGCGACCTGGCCCGCCGGATGGAGCAGGTCTTCGTGCACAGCCCGATGGGCAGTGGGCGGTTCCGGACGATGGCCGAGATCCAGGGGCTGTTCCCCGGCCTGGAGATGGTCGACCCGGGCGTCGTGCCCTGCTACCGGTGGTGGCCGGACGGCCCCCAGCTCGGGCCCGAGGACGCCGTGCAGCGCTGCATCGTCGGCGGCGTGGGGATCAAGAAGTGA
- a CDS encoding FAD-dependent oxidoreductase — MERTTCCVVGGGPAGMMLGLLLARAGVEVTVLEKHGDFLRDFRGDTVHPTTLDLLDDLGLGERFAALPQSRVEQVALPDEQGGLQRVGNFDLLRRVGVRHPYVAMVPQWDLLDLLADAGRAEPSFRLRMDTRATSVIREHGRVVGVRHRTETADGGHVDGELRADLTVACDGRHSVLRAESGLPVTEFDVPFDTWWFRVPRRADETGAMLLPKVGRGKFAVCIPREGYFQIAYLASKGIDAQLRARGIEAFRADVAELIPEIADRVGEIASMDDVKHLDVRLNRLRRWHVDGLLCLGDAAHAMSPIGGVGINLAIQDAVAAATLLAAPLRRGTVTEADLARVRNRRLVPTVLVQGLQRIMHANIAGPALAGELDGPPAPVIRLMRSVPALQIVPAYLIGVGFRPERAPAFALRAREGLRGS, encoded by the coding sequence ATGGAGCGCACGACGTGCTGCGTGGTCGGTGGCGGCCCGGCCGGGATGATGCTCGGGCTGCTGCTCGCCCGCGCCGGGGTCGAGGTGACCGTCCTCGAGAAGCACGGCGACTTCCTGCGGGACTTCCGCGGGGACACCGTGCACCCGACCACCCTCGACCTGCTCGACGACCTCGGCCTCGGCGAACGGTTCGCGGCGCTGCCGCAGAGCCGCGTCGAGCAGGTGGCGCTGCCCGACGAGCAGGGCGGGCTCCAGCGGGTCGGCAACTTCGACCTGCTGCGCCGGGTCGGCGTGCGGCACCCGTACGTCGCGATGGTCCCGCAGTGGGACCTCCTCGACCTGCTGGCCGACGCGGGCCGGGCCGAGCCGTCCTTCCGGCTCCGGATGGATACCCGGGCCACCTCGGTGATCCGGGAGCACGGCCGCGTCGTCGGCGTCCGCCACCGCACCGAGACCGCGGACGGCGGGCACGTCGACGGCGAGCTGCGGGCCGACCTCACCGTCGCCTGCGACGGCCGGCACTCGGTGCTGCGTGCCGAGTCGGGGCTGCCGGTGACCGAGTTCGACGTCCCGTTCGACACCTGGTGGTTCCGGGTCCCGCGGCGCGCGGACGAGACCGGGGCGATGCTGCTGCCGAAGGTGGGGCGGGGCAAGTTCGCCGTCTGCATCCCGCGCGAGGGGTACTTCCAGATCGCCTACCTCGCCTCCAAAGGCATTGACGCGCAGCTGCGGGCCCGCGGGATCGAGGCGTTCCGGGCGGACGTGGCCGAGCTGATCCCGGAGATCGCCGACCGGGTCGGCGAGATCGCCTCGATGGACGACGTCAAGCACCTCGACGTCCGGCTGAACCGGCTGCGCCGCTGGCACGTCGACGGCCTGCTGTGCCTCGGCGACGCCGCCCACGCGATGTCCCCGATCGGCGGCGTGGGCATCAACCTGGCGATCCAGGACGCCGTCGCCGCGGCCACCCTGCTCGCCGCACCGCTGCGGCGGGGCACGGTCACCGAGGCCGACCTCGCCCGGGTCCGCAACCGCAGGCTGGTACCGACGGTGCTGGTCCAGGGCCTGCAGCGGATCATGCACGCGAACATCGCCGGCCCGGCGCTGGCCGGTGAGCTCGACGGGCCGCCGGCCCCGGTGATCCGGCTGATGCGGTCGGTGCCGGCCCTGCAGATCGTCCCGGCCTACCTCATCGGCGTCGGGTTCCGCCCGGAACGTGCCCCCGCCTTCGCCCTCCGGGCCCGTGAGGGGTTACGAGGGTCCTGA
- a CDS encoding helix-turn-helix domain-containing protein produces MSGKQGQGPRFHSRARRAVPRDLLPHLRRAHDEIDRRYAEPLDLDALAAVAGVSKYHFLRCFADVYGRTPAATLTRRRIERAQDLLRATNLTVTEVCTLVGYTSLGSFSSRFRRLVGVSPSAYQARWAERGAPRIPGCYVFMHGLSDTAIPEKPGDGGRR; encoded by the coding sequence GTGAGTGGAAAACAGGGCCAGGGCCCTCGTTTCCACTCACGGGCCCGGAGGGCCGTCCCGAGGGACCTGCTGCCGCACCTGCGGCGGGCGCACGACGAGATCGACCGCCGCTACGCCGAGCCGCTCGACCTCGACGCGCTCGCCGCCGTCGCCGGGGTGTCGAAGTACCACTTCCTGCGCTGCTTCGCCGACGTCTACGGCCGGACGCCCGCCGCGACGCTCACCCGGCGGCGGATCGAGCGCGCGCAGGACCTCCTGCGGGCCACGAACCTCACCGTCACCGAGGTGTGCACGCTCGTCGGGTACACCTCGCTCGGCTCGTTCAGCTCACGGTTCCGCCGGCTGGTCGGGGTGAGCCCGTCCGCCTACCAGGCCCGCTGGGCGGAACGCGGGGCCCCGCGCATCCCGGGGTGCTACGTCTTCATGCACGGGCTGTCCGACACCGCAATTCCGGAGAAGCCCGGCGACGGCGGACGCCGCTAG
- a CDS encoding DUF397 domain-containing protein, producing MDQMHLPSPASSDALVWRKSVRSGYQGNCVELAVAGEGVRVRNSRDPQGTVLSFSSTGMASFLTSIKNGELDDLA from the coding sequence ATGGATCAGATGCATCTGCCGAGCCCGGCGTCGTCCGACGCACTGGTCTGGCGAAAGAGCGTGCGGAGCGGGTACCAGGGCAACTGCGTCGAGCTCGCGGTCGCCGGGGAGGGCGTCCGGGTCCGGAACTCCCGTGACCCGCAGGGCACCGTGCTGTCCTTCTCCAGCACCGGCATGGCGAGCTTCCTCACCTCGATCAAGAACGGCGAGCTGGACGACCTCGCCTGA
- a CDS encoding class I SAM-dependent methyltransferase: MTRSQQAPSYRGASAHYLSPSRRDPVKILSEEPVTRRVIAGALGALGLGQHDPVHVLDVGSGTADGFALLARPAPDAPPLVDEDRLTYVGLDVDPEMVETARATVTSPSASFVRGDVRDTLPEGAFDLYLSCGVPYSHLTRDELVAALHSVLSAVAARGRRAAVVVDVLGRYSVEWQPRWGAERWDYAMSFFAGAGAAISEPMTFYSRPALDAAVDAAVAGSGARIVSRTAVDRSVLVGRHTATGTFHPQVPRFRTLVNDLLREPARVRPSDLGFVPATAGAPADVLAWLERFAARWNRVLEPWAGAGRLGEADAARLAHALLELERGAGPGLGVGHSLTMTLVAEPS; the protein is encoded by the coding sequence GTGACCCGTTCCCAGCAGGCGCCGTCGTACCGCGGGGCGAGCGCCCACTACCTCTCGCCGTCGCGGCGGGACCCCGTGAAGATCCTCTCCGAGGAGCCGGTGACCCGGCGTGTGATCGCGGGCGCGCTCGGCGCGCTGGGCCTGGGACAGCACGACCCGGTCCACGTCCTCGACGTCGGGTCCGGCACCGCCGACGGGTTCGCGCTGCTCGCCCGCCCCGCCCCGGACGCCCCGCCGCTCGTCGACGAGGACCGGCTCACCTATGTCGGGCTGGACGTCGACCCGGAGATGGTCGAGACCGCCCGCGCGACGGTGACCTCGCCGTCGGCGTCGTTCGTGCGGGGCGACGTGCGCGACACCCTCCCGGAGGGCGCGTTCGACCTCTACCTGTCCTGCGGGGTGCCGTACTCGCACCTCACCCGGGACGAGCTGGTCGCCGCGCTGCACTCGGTCCTGTCCGCCGTGGCCGCCCGCGGACGGCGGGCCGCGGTGGTCGTCGACGTCCTCGGCCGGTACTCGGTCGAGTGGCAGCCACGGTGGGGTGCCGAGCGCTGGGACTACGCGATGAGCTTCTTCGCCGGGGCCGGTGCGGCGATCTCCGAGCCGATGACGTTCTACTCCCGGCCCGCGCTCGACGCCGCCGTCGACGCCGCGGTCGCCGGCAGCGGGGCGCGGATCGTGTCGCGGACCGCCGTCGACCGGTCGGTGCTGGTCGGCCGGCACACCGCGACCGGGACGTTCCACCCGCAGGTCCCGCGGTTCCGCACGCTGGTGAACGACCTGCTCCGCGAGCCGGCCCGGGTGCGGCCGTCCGACCTGGGGTTCGTGCCGGCGACGGCGGGGGCGCCGGCGGACGTGCTGGCCTGGCTGGAGCGCTTCGCCGCCCGCTGGAACCGGGTGCTGGAGCCGTGGGCCGGTGCCGGCCGGCTCGGCGAGGCCGACGCGGCCCGGCTCGCGCACGCCCTGCTGGAACTGGAGCGCGGCGCCGGACCGGGGCTCGGCGTCGGGCACTCGCTCACGATGACCCTGGTGGCCGAGCCCTCGTGA